One window from the genome of Spirochaetaceae bacterium encodes:
- a CDS encoding HEAT repeat domain-containing protein, with protein MRGEGYLLSDEQVRAFIVDGYVQVQTELDESVHGTIFEKTDRILRSGDGRDGGGANPQNNILPVVGELTEVLEAPEVVSALTSILGHDYVMLPHRHCHLNAPVAPLPDGRRGITMVPHRDGQAGCHKPRHRVPQWALLFYYPQECPDRQGPTALIPGTHLLPRLTTELNLEMPLAVDRGADGGYRLPANYVQREVTSLACGLGAVSIMHFDLGHSVLTNIAEQMRYGHKFVFMRTEQPVRPSWANDAPCWRRESATDRGADNEIAWTYVWNWMSGAGDLFRRAPGAAAAGRPEPIADLVRRLRSGGDDDRLQAANALGFARAGAAPAVADLVAALEDDSPYVQLNACYALGAVGGAAVDPLIAVLDSYEELYRAYPPYGIGHAAHALGAIGAPAVPALTRALRRPHPHVRANAAYALGEMGQRAAGALEALAEALGDSDEEVRRHLLSAVSLVGHPRERALAVLAGALQRESNSQLRQLAIQGMARLGGPQDAAVPALAAALNDLDPYVAAYASEQLCRIGTPAALTAAVGHLRRQRWFADAPRLEPEQAQARRRTLDLSRVVGRR; from the coding sequence ATGCGGGGAGAGGGGTACCTGCTCAGTGACGAGCAGGTCAGGGCATTCATTGTCGATGGGTACGTGCAGGTGCAGACCGAGCTGGACGAGTCGGTGCACGGTACGATCTTCGAGAAGACCGACCGGATACTGAGGTCGGGCGACGGCCGGGACGGCGGCGGTGCCAATCCGCAGAACAACATCCTGCCGGTGGTCGGCGAGCTGACGGAGGTGCTGGAGGCGCCGGAGGTGGTTAGCGCGCTGACCAGCATTCTCGGCCACGATTACGTGATGCTGCCGCACCGCCACTGCCACCTCAACGCGCCGGTGGCGCCGCTGCCGGACGGCCGCCGCGGCATCACGATGGTGCCGCACCGCGACGGGCAGGCCGGCTGCCACAAGCCGCGCCACCGGGTACCGCAATGGGCACTGCTGTTCTACTACCCGCAGGAGTGCCCGGACCGCCAGGGACCCACCGCCCTGATCCCCGGCACCCACCTGCTGCCGCGCCTGACCACCGAGCTGAACCTGGAGATGCCACTGGCCGTGGACCGGGGCGCGGACGGCGGCTACCGGCTGCCGGCCAACTACGTGCAGCGCGAGGTGACCTCGCTGGCTTGCGGCCTCGGCGCGGTGTCGATCATGCACTTCGACCTGGGCCACTCGGTGCTCACCAACATCGCCGAACAGATGCGCTACGGGCACAAGTTCGTGTTCATGCGTACCGAACAGCCGGTTCGTCCGAGCTGGGCCAACGACGCCCCCTGCTGGCGCCGGGAGTCCGCCACCGACCGCGGCGCCGACAATGAAATCGCCTGGACCTACGTCTGGAACTGGATGTCCGGCGCCGGTGACCTGTTTCGGCGCGCGCCGGGCGCCGCCGCGGCGGGCCGTCCGGAGCCGATCGCCGATCTGGTGCGCCGGCTGCGGTCCGGTGGAGATGACGACCGCCTGCAGGCCGCCAATGCGCTGGGGTTTGCGCGGGCCGGCGCGGCGCCGGCGGTGGCGGACCTGGTCGCCGCCCTGGAGGACGACTCGCCGTACGTGCAGCTCAACGCGTGCTACGCTCTGGGCGCCGTCGGCGGCGCAGCGGTCGATCCGCTGATCGCGGTGCTGGACAGCTACGAGGAGCTGTACCGCGCCTACCCGCCCTACGGCATCGGCCACGCCGCCCACGCCCTCGGCGCCATCGGCGCACCGGCGGTGCCCGCCCTGACGCGCGCGTTGCGCAGGCCGCATCCGCACGTGCGCGCCAATGCGGCCTACGCATTGGGCGAGATGGGACAGCGGGCGGCGGGCGCGCTGGAGGCACTGGCGGAGGCACTGGGCGACTCGGACGAGGAGGTGCGCCGCCACCTGCTGTCCGCGGTCAGCCTAGTCGGCCACCCGCGGGAACGGGCGCTGGCGGTGCTAGCCGGCGCGCTGCAGCGCGAGTCCAACAGCCAGCTCCGGCAGCTCGCCATCCAGGGCATGGCGCGGCTGGGCGGCCCGCAGGACGCGGCGGTACCGGCACTGGCGGCAGCGCTGAACGACCTCGATCCGTACGTGGCCGCGTACGCCAGCGAGCAACTGTGCCGCATCGGGACGCCGGCGGCGTTGACCGCCGCGGTCGGCCACCTGCGCCGCCAGCGCTGGTTTGCCGACGCCCCGCGCCTGGAACCGGAACAGGCGCAGGCCCGACGGCGCACCCTGGACCTGAGCAGGGTGGTCGGACGCCGCTGA